The nucleotide window TATGCATTGGGTCAGATCGACAGCCAACGGACACAATTTAAACAATTGGGTGTACGTGGTGACTGGGAGAACCCGTATATAACTTTGGAAGGAAGATTTGAAGCACAACAAATCAAAGTATTCGGCGAAATGGCTAAGCGCGGTTATATCTATAAAGGTAAGAAGCCAGTATTCTGGTCTCCTTCCTCAGAGTCTGCATTAGCTGAAGCAGAAATAGAATACCAAGACAAACGCTCTCCTTCCATTTATGTTTCCTTTCAAGTTACAGATGGAAAAGGAGTTTTAGAAGGGGATGAAAAATTCGTCATCTGGACGACAACTCCTTGGACGATTCCAGCGAACATGGCGGTTGCTTTACATCCCGAATTGAATTATTCAGTTGTCGAAGCTAATGGTTCAAAGTTTGTTATAGCTGAAGAACTATTGGATGAAGTTGCTGAAAACCTTGAGTGGAAAGATATGAATATCTTAAAAACTTTCAAAGGGAGAGAGTTGGAATACATTGTAACCCGTCACCCGTTTTATGATCGTGATTCCTTAATCATCCTTGGGGATCATGTTACTACAGAAACTGGTACCGGTTGTGTTCATACAGCTCCAGGGCACGGTGAAGACGACTTCTGGATTGGACAACAATATGGGTTAGATGTGTTATGCCCTGTTGATGGAAAAGGTGTATTCACTGATGAAGCACCTGGATTCGAAGGACAATTTTACGATAAAGCAAATAAGGAAATCACTGAAAAATTACAAGAAGTAGGCGCGTTAGAAAAGTTGGATTTCATGATTCACTCGTACCCACATGACTGGAGAACGAAAAAACCGACGATTTTCCGTGCAACGTCTCAGTGGTTTGCGTCCATCAAAGATTTCAGAGAACAGATCTTGGATGAAATTAAGGAAGTGAATTGGCACCCTGAGTGGGGAGAAATTCGCATGCACAACATGGTGAAGGACCGTGGAGATTGGTGTATCTCCCGTCAGCGTGTGTGGGGAGTACCTATCCCTGTTTTTTACGGGGAGAACGGTGAGCCGATTATTACTGATGAAACGATTCAACACGTAAGTGATCTATTCCGAGATCATGGCTCTAATGTATGGTTTGAGAGAGAAGCAAAAGATTTATTACCTGAAGGCTTTACTCATGAATCGAGCCCGAATGGCACATTCACCAAGGAAACAGATATTATGGATGTATGGTTCGATTCTGGTTCTACTCATCAAGCAGTTCTAATGGAACGTGATGACTTGGATCGTCCTGCCGACCTTTACTTAGAAGGTTCAGACCAATATCGAGGATGGTTCAACTCTTCTTTATCTACGTCAGTTGCTGTAACAGGAAAAGCACCATATAAAGGAATTCTCAGTCATGGTTTCACTCTGGATGGAAACGGCCGAAAAATGAGTAAGTCCTTAGGGAACGTAATGGTCCCATCAAAAGTTATGAAACAATTAGGTGCTGATATTCTACGTCTGTGGGTCGCTAGTGTCGATTATTCAGCGGATGTAAGAGTATCAGATGAAATTTTAAAACAGGTAGCAGAAGTTTATCGCAAAATCAGAAACACATTCCGATTCATGTTAGGGAACCTGCATGATTATGACCCTACCTATAACATGTTACTTGAGAATGAGTTAGAAGAAGTCGATCGATATATGTTGATCCGATTGCAGGAAGTGGTTCGAAAAGTTCGTAAAGCATATGATGAATACGATTATTCAGTCATCTATCATACGATCAATAATTTCTGCACTATCGATTTAAGTTCATTCTACTTGGATTTCGCAAAAGATATTCTCTACATTGAAGAAGCGGATGATAAGCGCCGGAGATCTATTCAAACGGTATATCATGAAATTTTAATCACCTTGACGCAGTTACTATCTCCGATTCTGTCACATACTGCTGATGAAGTGTGGAACTTCATTCCAGGAGTACAGGCTGAAAGCGTTCAACTGACAGATATGCCAGAAGCCCGCGAAATTTCAAATGAAAGCATGATTCGTGAGAAATGGGAAGCTTTCATGAATATCCGTGAAAATGTCCTTAAAGCACTAGAAGAAAGCCGGGCAGATAAAGTGATTGGAAAGTCGTTGGAAGCAAAAGTCACAATTGTTCCTAAAGATGAAGAAACGTATGACCTACTAAAAGAAATGCCTTATTTAAACCAGTTTTTAATCGTGTCAGAGGTTGTAGTAGCTCAATCACATGATCTAGCGAAATCTTATGATCAAGTATCAGTAGCGATTGAAAAGCATAAAGGTGAGAAGTGTCAGCGTTGTTGGGTAGCATCTCATTCTGTAGGAAAAGATGAAGAATACCCAGATTTATGTGAACGTTGTGCAGAAGTCGTAAAAAGTTAAATGTTTAATGCCCTCTGTGAATATGCAGAGGGCTTAATAATGCCTGGCTTCAATCCACTTACTTAAAGAGTCGTTTCGTAGGTTGATATGTGGTACAATTCTAAAGGATAGTAAATATGGAGGTAGACCGAGTGAGATATTACATATTAGCGCTAATCGTCATAATTTTTGATCAAGCTACGAAATGGATGATCGTGTATTCAATGGATTTACATGATCAGATTGAACTGATCCCTGGATTCTTATTTTTCACTTCTCATAGAAATAGTGGAGCAGCTTGGGGAATCCTAGAAGGTCAAATGTGGCTTTTCTATATCGTAACTGTAATTGTGATTGCAGGAATTGTTTATTACATGAATCAAATGAAAGATGAGTCTCCCTTTTTGTTAATGGGATTCGGCTTAGTTCTTGGCGGCGCAATCGGTAATTTTATAGACCGGATTTTTCTACAAGAGGTCATAGATTTTATTGATGTAATCATTTTCGGATATGATTTCCCGATATTCAATATCGCTGATGCTGCACTAAGTGTGGGTGTGGTTTTACTAATTATTATGATTCTCATAGATGAGTGGAATAACAAAGGGGTGAATTCAGATGAGTAAGCAAAATTTTCTAGTCGAAGAAACAAATCGTTCTGTCCGCATAGATAAGCTTTTAGCTGAATTAAATGAAGAAGCCTCTAGAAGTCAGGTTCAATCTTGGATTAAAGATGGATTCGTAAAAGTGAATGGTGAAACAGTCAAAAGTAATTATAAGTGTCAGCCTGATGATCAAATCGAGTGGGAAATCCCGGAACCGAAAGAACTCGAAATTGAACCTGAAAATATTCCTTTAGACATTGTTTATGAAGATCAAGACTTAATTGTAGTGAATAAACCAAAAGGAATGGTGGTCCATCCTTCACATGGTCACCAATCTGGTACGTTGGTTCATGCTTTGTTATATCACTGTGACGATTTATCAGGCATCAATGGAGTACATCGTCCTGGAATTGTTCACAGAATCGATAAAGACACAAGTGGGCTTCTTGTTGTTGCTAAGAATGATCAATCACACGAACGTTTGTCTGATATGTTAGCTAATAAAGAAATCAAGCGACAATACGAAGCTATCGTGCACGGAGCGATTTCCCATGAAAAAGGGACGATCGATGCGCCGATTGGTAGAGACCAAAACGATCGACAGAAAATGGCGATTGTTCAAGATGGAAAGCCTGCGGTGACCCACTTTGTAGTCAAGGAAGTTTTCGATCGGTTCTCCCATGTCTATTGCGAACTTGAGACTGGAAGAACGCATCAAATCCGTGTGCACTTTCGTTATATAGACCATCCATTAGTAGGTGATCCTAAGTACGGTCAACGTAAAACGTTGGATGTTTCAGGGCAAGCACTGCACTCTAGAAAAATTAGTTTTCAGCATCCAACAACTGATGAAACATTAACTTTTGAGGTAGATGCACCTGAAATATTTCAAGAAGCATTAGAAACAGTCAAAAGAATGTCTTGACTTTTTCCAGATTTCTATTAGAATTAACAATTAAGAAATGAAACCTTTAATGAAAGATCCAGAGAGATCTGCAAGGTGACTAATCATGAGCGGTAGAAGTGTATTAAGTATGCACAGTAAACCTCTTTTGTCACCTTGTGGGCAAAAGAGGTTTTTTTATATGTAATAGGAGGGCATCGGTGATGAAGGAGAAAACAAGTATACTTGATTCTGCAGCAATATCTAGGGCATTAAAAAGAATATCCCATGAAATCATTGAACGTAACAAGGGAACTGAAGATTTATTACTTGTAGGTATTAAAACAAGGGGCACACCTCTTGCTACTAGAATTCAGCAAAACATTGAAGAAATTGAAGGTATTAAAGTTCCTACAGGTGAACTAGACATTTCACTTTATAGGGATGACCTTTCAAATAAGTCAACTGCTGGAGAAGCAACTGTAAATCAAAGCAATATCCAAACCAATATTGACGGAAAAAAAGTGATTCTCGTAGATGATGTCCTTTACACTGGACGAACTGTCCGAGCAGCTCTTGATGCAGTCGTAGATATAGGGAGACCTGAGTCGATCCAGTTAGCAGTATTGATCGATCGAGGTCACCGAGAACTGCCTATCAGAGCCGATTATGTAGGGAAAAATATTCCGACATCCATGGATGAAGTCATTAAAGTTCAATTAAATGAAGTGGATGAAGCGGAAAAAGTAAGTATATTTGAATAAACTAAAACCTTTAAATTACGTCCAGAGAGACTGAAAAGGTTGTGAAGTTCATTCGTACAATATAGGAGTATGTACGAAAAGCCTCTTTGCGACCTTTAGCAAAGAGGCTTTTTATTTTAACAAGGGGGATTTGAAGATGAGCGAAGAAAAAGTATTGGATGTTCATGAGAAACCGAAAAAATCACAATGGCTCATTTTGAGTTTACAACATTTATTCGCAATGTTCGGGGCGACAATCTTAGTACCATATTTGACGGATATGCCTCCGAACGTAGCACTGATTACTAGTGGTATCGGTACTTTAGCGTACCTGCTAATTACTAAAGGACAAGTTCCAGCTTACATTGGTTCAAGTTTTGCTTTCATTGTGCCACTTCAAACGGCGATAGCCGCAGATGGAATGGCTGGGGCCATGGTAGGAGCCTTCTTGGTCGGGGTCGTTTACGGGCTCATTGCCTTAGGAATAAAATTATTGGGTGTTAATTGGTTGTTCTATATCTTCCCACCAGTTGTCGTTGGCCCGATCATTATGGTAATCGGCTTGGGCCTAGCTCCAACAGCTATAGATATGGCAATGACAGATTTGGATGGAAATTATAGTTCGACAGGAATTTTGGTTGCAGGTGTAACCTTACTTATTACGATTATCTTCTCAGTATTTTTTAAAGGATTTCTAAATATCATACCGATCTTGTTAGGAATTGTCGGAGGATACATATTCGCATTGACTCAAGGGTTAGTCGATACGAGCAATTTAAAAGCAAGTTGGGCAAATATAGTTGAAAGCAACTCGGTTGGGGAGTTTGCAAATGCATTCTTTGCTTCACCTGAGTTCGTCATACCATTCGTAGATTATATGCCTCACCAAGTCATTAATTTAAATCTGGTATGGATCATGGTACCAATCGCCGCTGTTACTATCATGGAGCATATAGGAGATCAGATGGTGCTTTCCAAGGTGGCTCACAAGAACTTCATCAAACGCCCAGGTCTTCATCGCTCTATCTTGGGTGATGGTGTTGCAACCATGATCGCTTCAAGTTTCGGGGGACCTCCGAATACGACATACGGAGAGAATATAGGCGTACTGGCAATCACTAGAGTATTCAGTGTGTTTGTCATTGCCGGTGCAGCAATTTTAGCCATCATGTTTGGTTTTTCCGAAATGATTACTGTCTTGATTGAATCGATTCCGAAACAAGTCATGGGTGGGGTATCAATTCTTCTATTCGGTATCATCGCTTCGAGTGGTTTGAGAATGTTGATAGACAACCAAGTTGACCTAGGAATGAAAAGGAATCTGATTGTCTCTTCTGCCATTCTAGTCATTGGAGTAGGTGGAGCATTCATACAAGTCACTTCGGATATACAGATCACGAGCATGGCTCTTTCAGCAATTGCTGGGATTGTGCTACATCTTGTCTTACCTGGAAAGGAATTGGCTAGTGGGAACGGTCGAATGTTCCACTCAGTCGAAGATATTAATGAAGGGGGCAATTAAGTGAATCATTTACTTACAATGAACGACGTTTCAACTGATGAGATCAACAAATTGCTTGATCGGGCTGAGGAGTTTCAGAGAAATCCCTCAATCGATACCTTGGAGGAGAAAAGTGCAGCGTTATTATTCTTTGAACCATCTACTCGTACTAAAATGAGTTTTGAGATGGCTTGCGACAAGCTACAAATGAAACGACTGACTTTTTCACCTGAACAGTCCAGTGTGACAAAGGGTGAATCATTATACGACACGATCAAAACCTTAGAGTCGATAGGTTCAGACGTTATCATCGTGCGCCACCCTGAAAAAAATTATTTTAATGCTATTAAAAATCTTATAGATGTACCAATGATTAATGCTGGAGATGGGTCTGGAGAACATCCGACCCAATCCTTGCTTGATTTGATGACAATCCGGCAAGAATTCAATCGATTTGAACATCTAAACGTGGCTATTTGTGGAGATATCAAACATAGCCGGGTCGCTCGTTCAAATGCTATAGCCCTTGATAATCTAGGTGCTAATGTGACGCTGGTTGCGAAGGAAGAGTGGCAGGATCACTCCTTGCCTTTCAAGTATCACACGATCGATGAAGCTATTTCAGGAGTTGATGTGTTGATGCTACTAAGGGTTCAATACGAGAGACACGAAATAAAAGAAGGTAAGGAAGAGAGTTACTTACAAACGTATGGATTAACTAAAGAACGTGAACGAGCAATGAGGAAAGGCAGTATTATTATGCATCCTGCCCCTGTTAATAGAGGGATAGAAATTGATTCTGAGTTGGTTGAATGTGAACGTTCAAGGATTTTTCAACAAATGACGAATGGAGTTGCAGTAAGGGAAGCAATCATCGAGCATTGTTTAAAATAGGGAGGTTCTTTATATGAAGAAGTTGATTAAAAATGTTCAAATGTTAGAGCACGAGGAGAAGGTAGATGTTCTGATTCACAATGGAAAGGTAACAGCTATAGGAAAATTAGATGACGTTTCAACTGAAGAAGTAATTGATGGTCAAGGTAACTATCTATTTCCTGGATTCGTTGATGTTCATATCCATCTACGTGAACCAGGTGGTGAAGCGAAAGAAACCATCGAATCTGGAACTATGGCGGCTGCTAAAGGCGGGTTTACTACAGTTTGTGCTATGCCTAATACAAATCCTGTCCCAGACGATATTAAACACCTATCATTCGTGAATGAAAAAATTGAACGAGACGCTTCTGTCCATGTATTACCTTATGCTTCGATTACAAAATCACAAAAAGGGGAAGAATTAGTCGATTTTCAACAGTTAAAGGATTTAGGTGCTGTTGCCTTTACTGATGACGGTGTTGGAGTGCAGTCTGCAGGAACCATGTTTGAAGCGATGAAACAAGTAGCTGCGATCAATGGCTCCATTGTTGCTCATTGTGAAGATAATAGTTTAATCTACGAAGGTGTCATGCATGATGGCGAAAAAAGCGAACAGTTAGACCTTGCTGGAATTCCTTCTGTTTGTGAATCCGTGCAGATTGCTCGTGATGTTTTACTTGCAGAAGCAACAGGTTGTCACTATCACGTTTGCCATGTAAGTACAAAAGAGTCCGTTCGAGTCATTCGTGATGCTAAGCAAGCTGGGATAAATGTTACTGCAGAAGTTACACCACATCATCTTTTATTAAATGAAGATGACATTCCTTCCAATAATGCAAATTATAAAATGAATCCCCCATTAAGATCCAATGCAGATCAAGAAGCTCTTTTCGCTGGTCTTTTAGATGGAACATTAGATTGTATTGCGACAGACCACGCCCCACACACAGCTGAAGAGAAAAGTCGCGGATTTGAAGGTTCGCCTTTCGGAATCATTGGATTAGAAACAGCCTTTCCACTTTTATATACACATCTCGTGAAAACAAACAAATGTACACTCAAGCAGTTAGTCGACTGGTTGACTGTCAAACCTGCTGAGTTATTCAGTCTTACTGCAGGTGAGATTGCAATCGGACAAAAGGCTGACTTAGTCTTGGTTAATCTGAATAAAACATCGGTAATTGATGAGTCTTTTATCAAGTCTAAAGGAAGAAATACGCCTTTCAAACAGTGGCAGGTAGAAGGTTGCCCGGTGATGACATTTGTTGAAGGTGAAATTGTTTGGCAGGAGGATGGTCAATATGTGTAAACGATATTTATTGCTAGAAGATGGGAGCGTTTTTGAAGGTTATGCCTTTGGAGGTGAGCTGAATAATCCAGATGGAGAAGTCGTCTTCAACACTGGAATGACTGGATATCAAGAAACAATTTCAGAC belongs to Halalkalibacillus sediminis and includes:
- the ileS gene encoding isoleucine--tRNA ligase, producing MSYKDTLLMPQTDFPMRGNLPKREPEMQQKWEEENIYEKVQKRTEGRPLFVLHDGPPYANGDLHMGHALNKILKDFIVRYKSMAGYHAPYVPGWDTHGLPIEVSLTKKKKIDRKKMSVAEFRKKCEEYALGQIDSQRTQFKQLGVRGDWENPYITLEGRFEAQQIKVFGEMAKRGYIYKGKKPVFWSPSSESALAEAEIEYQDKRSPSIYVSFQVTDGKGVLEGDEKFVIWTTTPWTIPANMAVALHPELNYSVVEANGSKFVIAEELLDEVAENLEWKDMNILKTFKGRELEYIVTRHPFYDRDSLIILGDHVTTETGTGCVHTAPGHGEDDFWIGQQYGLDVLCPVDGKGVFTDEAPGFEGQFYDKANKEITEKLQEVGALEKLDFMIHSYPHDWRTKKPTIFRATSQWFASIKDFREQILDEIKEVNWHPEWGEIRMHNMVKDRGDWCISRQRVWGVPIPVFYGENGEPIITDETIQHVSDLFRDHGSNVWFEREAKDLLPEGFTHESSPNGTFTKETDIMDVWFDSGSTHQAVLMERDDLDRPADLYLEGSDQYRGWFNSSLSTSVAVTGKAPYKGILSHGFTLDGNGRKMSKSLGNVMVPSKVMKQLGADILRLWVASVDYSADVRVSDEILKQVAEVYRKIRNTFRFMLGNLHDYDPTYNMLLENELEEVDRYMLIRLQEVVRKVRKAYDEYDYSVIYHTINNFCTIDLSSFYLDFAKDILYIEEADDKRRRSIQTVYHEILITLTQLLSPILSHTADEVWNFIPGVQAESVQLTDMPEAREISNESMIREKWEAFMNIRENVLKALEESRADKVIGKSLEAKVTIVPKDEETYDLLKEMPYLNQFLIVSEVVVAQSHDLAKSYDQVSVAIEKHKGEKCQRCWVASHSVGKDEEYPDLCERCAEVVKS
- the lspA gene encoding signal peptidase II codes for the protein MRYYILALIVIIFDQATKWMIVYSMDLHDQIELIPGFLFFTSHRNSGAAWGILEGQMWLFYIVTVIVIAGIVYYMNQMKDESPFLLMGFGLVLGGAIGNFIDRIFLQEVIDFIDVIIFGYDFPIFNIADAALSVGVVLLIIMILIDEWNNKGVNSDE
- a CDS encoding RluA family pseudouridine synthase, which encodes MSKQNFLVEETNRSVRIDKLLAELNEEASRSQVQSWIKDGFVKVNGETVKSNYKCQPDDQIEWEIPEPKELEIEPENIPLDIVYEDQDLIVVNKPKGMVVHPSHGHQSGTLVHALLYHCDDLSGINGVHRPGIVHRIDKDTSGLLVVAKNDQSHERLSDMLANKEIKRQYEAIVHGAISHEKGTIDAPIGRDQNDRQKMAIVQDGKPAVTHFVVKEVFDRFSHVYCELETGRTHQIRVHFRYIDHPLVGDPKYGQRKTLDVSGQALHSRKISFQHPTTDETLTFEVDAPEIFQEALETVKRMS
- the pyrR gene encoding bifunctional pyr operon transcriptional regulator/uracil phosphoribosyltransferase PyrR; the protein is MKEKTSILDSAAISRALKRISHEIIERNKGTEDLLLVGIKTRGTPLATRIQQNIEEIEGIKVPTGELDISLYRDDLSNKSTAGEATVNQSNIQTNIDGKKVILVDDVLYTGRTVRAALDAVVDIGRPESIQLAVLIDRGHRELPIRADYVGKNIPTSMDEVIKVQLNEVDEAEKVSIFE
- a CDS encoding solute carrier family 23 protein → MSEEKVLDVHEKPKKSQWLILSLQHLFAMFGATILVPYLTDMPPNVALITSGIGTLAYLLITKGQVPAYIGSSFAFIVPLQTAIAADGMAGAMVGAFLVGVVYGLIALGIKLLGVNWLFYIFPPVVVGPIIMVIGLGLAPTAIDMAMTDLDGNYSSTGILVAGVTLLITIIFSVFFKGFLNIIPILLGIVGGYIFALTQGLVDTSNLKASWANIVESNSVGEFANAFFASPEFVIPFVDYMPHQVINLNLVWIMVPIAAVTIMEHIGDQMVLSKVAHKNFIKRPGLHRSILGDGVATMIASSFGGPPNTTYGENIGVLAITRVFSVFVIAGAAILAIMFGFSEMITVLIESIPKQVMGGVSILLFGIIASSGLRMLIDNQVDLGMKRNLIVSSAILVIGVGGAFIQVTSDIQITSMALSAIAGIVLHLVLPGKELASGNGRMFHSVEDINEGGN
- a CDS encoding aspartate carbamoyltransferase catalytic subunit, with product MNHLLTMNDVSTDEINKLLDRAEEFQRNPSIDTLEEKSAALLFFEPSTRTKMSFEMACDKLQMKRLTFSPEQSSVTKGESLYDTIKTLESIGSDVIIVRHPEKNYFNAIKNLIDVPMINAGDGSGEHPTQSLLDLMTIRQEFNRFEHLNVAICGDIKHSRVARSNAIALDNLGANVTLVAKEEWQDHSLPFKYHTIDEAISGVDVLMLLRVQYERHEIKEGKEESYLQTYGLTKERERAMRKGSIIMHPAPVNRGIEIDSELVECERSRIFQQMTNGVAVREAIIEHCLK
- a CDS encoding dihydroorotase produces the protein MKKLIKNVQMLEHEEKVDVLIHNGKVTAIGKLDDVSTEEVIDGQGNYLFPGFVDVHIHLREPGGEAKETIESGTMAAAKGGFTTVCAMPNTNPVPDDIKHLSFVNEKIERDASVHVLPYASITKSQKGEELVDFQQLKDLGAVAFTDDGVGVQSAGTMFEAMKQVAAINGSIVAHCEDNSLIYEGVMHDGEKSEQLDLAGIPSVCESVQIARDVLLAEATGCHYHVCHVSTKESVRVIRDAKQAGINVTAEVTPHHLLLNEDDIPSNNANYKMNPPLRSNADQEALFAGLLDGTLDCIATDHAPHTAEEKSRGFEGSPFGIIGLETAFPLLYTHLVKTNKCTLKQLVDWLTVKPAELFSLTAGEIAIGQKADLVLVNLNKTSVIDESFIKSKGRNTPFKQWQVEGCPVMTFVEGEIVWQEDGQYV